In Spirochaeta thermophila DSM 6578, the following proteins share a genomic window:
- the purM gene encoding phosphoribosylformylglycinamidine cyclo-ligase: MDANKPVTYRDAGVDTEAAQHAVRRYADSAKTTFGPEVLEGIGSFAGFFHLRGYRDPVLVAGTDGVGTKLEIAFAMDRYEAAGVDCVAMCVNDILCHGARPLFFLDYLACGKLEPEKAARLVEGVAAGCREAGCALIGGETAEMPGFYPPGVYDIAGFAVGVVERDRVLDGKAVREGDALVGLASSGLHSNGFSLVRKLIPDWEAAFEGRPIGEVLTEPTRIYVRPVLEVLEERPGVIHGMAHITGGGFPENIPRMFKDDLTAVIEEGSWPVPPIFRHLESLGVAHEEMFRTFNMGIGFVLAVAPGEAETIIEVFGAKGVPAWRIGRVRKGAKGVCFE; encoded by the coding sequence ATGGATGCGAACAAGCCCGTGACCTACAGGGATGCAGGGGTCGACACAGAGGCTGCCCAGCACGCGGTACGACGGTACGCCGACTCGGCGAAGACCACCTTCGGGCCGGAGGTCCTCGAAGGGATCGGCAGCTTCGCGGGGTTCTTCCACCTCCGGGGCTACCGCGACCCTGTCCTCGTGGCGGGGACCGACGGGGTGGGGACCAAGCTGGAGATCGCCTTCGCCATGGATCGCTACGAGGCGGCGGGCGTGGATTGCGTGGCCATGTGTGTGAACGACATCCTGTGTCACGGCGCGCGCCCCCTCTTCTTCCTGGACTACCTCGCCTGCGGGAAACTCGAGCCTGAAAAGGCCGCCCGCCTCGTGGAGGGGGTGGCGGCGGGGTGCAGGGAGGCGGGGTGCGCGCTCATAGGCGGGGAGACGGCCGAGATGCCGGGATTCTACCCGCCTGGGGTATACGACATCGCGGGTTTCGCCGTGGGCGTGGTGGAGCGCGACCGCGTGCTCGATGGGAAGGCCGTACGGGAAGGCGACGCGCTCGTGGGGCTCGCCTCCAGCGGACTCCACAGCAACGGATTCTCGCTGGTACGGAAGCTCATCCCCGACTGGGAGGCGGCCTTCGAGGGACGGCCCATCGGTGAGGTGCTCACGGAGCCTACGAGGATCTACGTGAGACCCGTCCTGGAGGTGCTGGAGGAACGACCGGGTGTGATCCACGGTATGGCGCACATCACCGGCGGGGGATTTCCCGAGAACATACCACGCATGTTCAAAGACGACCTCACCGCCGTGATCGAGGAGGGGAGCTGGCCCGTTCCCCCGATCTTCCGCCACCTCGAATCGCTCGGCGTAGCGCACGAAGAGATGTTCCGCACCTTCAACATGGGAATCGGATTCGTCCTCGCGGTCGCCCCCGGCGAAGCCGAAACGATCATCGAGGTCTTCGGCGCAAAGGGGGTGCCGGCATGGAGGATCGGGCGGGTACGGAAGGGAGCCAAGGGCGTATGTTTCGAGTAG
- the gltA gene encoding NADPH-dependent glutamate synthase yields MEHRHISDDVLYSKEELDRRARELLSDLEGRTLRNKERLAIPPQPMPELDPVIRSRRVDEVTLGYTETQAKVEALRCLQCKNAPCIAGCPVSINIPAFIQKIVEGEYKESVDIIKETNLLPSICGRVCPQEKQCQEACTVGKALKDPLKAVSIGRLERFVADWEREHGLYTLPPVKPDSGKKVAIIGSGPAGLTAAVDLRREGHTVVIFEAFPKAGGVMVYGIPEFRLPKRLVEDEIRHLEDLGVEFVYDFLVGKARTLTQLLEEDGFDAVFISAGAGLPKFMGIEGEDLVGVYSANEYLTRTNLMKAYDRERADTPILLSRRVAVIGGGNVAMDAARMALRVGAEEVIVIYRRTEKEMPARREEVIHAMEEGVEFRFLTNVKRIMGDGEGKVRAVECLSYRLGEPDASGRPRPVPIEGSEHSIEVDTVIFALGSVPHPLIRKTMPEVAVSERGTIVVDEHLRTSHPRIFAGGDVVTGAATVIEAMGAGRKAARSIHLLLTGELPPPKEAGTS; encoded by the coding sequence ATGGAACACAGGCATATCTCCGACGATGTCCTCTACTCGAAGGAAGAACTCGACCGGAGGGCGAGGGAGCTTCTCTCCGACCTCGAGGGGAGGACCCTCCGGAACAAGGAGCGGCTCGCGATTCCACCCCAGCCCATGCCCGAGCTCGATCCGGTGATACGCAGTCGTCGTGTGGACGAGGTGACCCTCGGATACACCGAGACCCAGGCCAAGGTGGAGGCCCTTCGGTGCCTCCAGTGCAAGAACGCGCCCTGCATAGCGGGATGTCCGGTGTCCATCAACATTCCCGCTTTCATCCAGAAGATCGTGGAAGGGGAGTACAAAGAGAGCGTCGACATCATCAAGGAGACGAACCTCCTTCCCTCCATCTGCGGGAGGGTGTGCCCTCAGGAAAAACAGTGCCAGGAGGCCTGCACGGTGGGCAAGGCGCTGAAGGACCCGCTCAAGGCGGTCTCCATCGGGAGGCTCGAGCGGTTTGTCGCCGACTGGGAGAGGGAACATGGCCTCTACACCCTTCCGCCCGTAAAGCCCGATTCGGGAAAGAAAGTGGCGATCATAGGGAGCGGGCCTGCGGGACTGACCGCAGCGGTGGACCTGCGGAGAGAGGGACACACGGTGGTGATCTTCGAGGCCTTCCCCAAGGCGGGGGGGGTGATGGTCTACGGTATCCCGGAGTTCAGGTTGCCCAAGCGCCTCGTGGAGGACGAGATACGTCATCTCGAAGATCTCGGCGTGGAGTTCGTCTACGACTTCCTCGTGGGTAAGGCGCGTACGCTCACCCAGCTCCTCGAGGAAGACGGGTTCGATGCCGTGTTCATCTCCGCAGGGGCGGGGCTTCCCAAGTTTATGGGCATAGAGGGGGAGGACCTCGTGGGTGTCTACTCGGCCAACGAGTATCTGACCCGGACCAACCTCATGAAGGCCTACGACAGGGAACGCGCTGATACCCCCATCTTGCTTTCGAGGCGGGTGGCCGTGATCGGTGGCGGGAATGTGGCCATGGATGCGGCGAGGATGGCCCTTCGGGTAGGGGCCGAAGAGGTGATCGTGATCTACAGGCGGACCGAGAAGGAGATGCCTGCACGGCGGGAGGAGGTGATCCATGCCATGGAAGAGGGTGTGGAGTTCAGATTCCTCACCAACGTGAAGCGTATCATGGGAGACGGGGAAGGGAAGGTGCGGGCCGTCGAGTGTCTTTCCTACCGACTGGGGGAACCGGATGCATCCGGCCGTCCCCGACCGGTACCCATAGAGGGGAGCGAGCACTCCATAGAGGTGGATACCGTGATCTTCGCCCTCGGGAGCGTACCGCATCCCCTCATACGGAAGACCATGCCCGAGGTCGCGGTGAGCGAGCGGGGGACCATCGTAGTGGACGAGCACCTCCGTACCAGTCATCCCCGCATCTTTGCGGGAGGCGACGTGGTCACCGGTGCGGCTACGGTGATCGAGGCCATGGGAGCCGGAAGGAAGGCGGCGAGGAGTATCCACCTTCTCCTCACCGGGGAACTACCGCCCCCGAAAGAGGCAGGAACCTCGTGA
- the purN gene encoding phosphoribosylglycinamide formyltransferase: MFRVAVLVSGNGTNLQHLIDASGEGRLPIRIEKVIADRPAYALERAQKAGIPAVLVSRSTHRGRLSDAILEELGEDLDLVVLAGFLSILKGRILEVYRNRIINLHPALVPAFCGPGMYGLKVHKAVIDYGVKVSGCTVHIVDEGTDTGPIVLQRVVPVYPDDTPETLQERIHQEEYKALEEAVRLFAEGRIKVEGRKVYLL, translated from the coding sequence ATGTTTCGAGTAGCAGTCCTCGTCTCAGGAAACGGCACCAACCTCCAACACCTCATCGATGCCTCAGGAGAAGGGAGACTCCCCATACGCATAGAGAAGGTGATCGCCGACAGACCCGCCTATGCGCTGGAGAGGGCGCAAAAAGCCGGTATCCCGGCCGTACTCGTATCCCGGAGCACACACAGGGGGAGGCTCTCCGACGCCATCCTCGAGGAACTCGGCGAAGATCTCGACCTCGTCGTACTCGCGGGCTTCCTCTCGATCCTGAAGGGGCGCATCCTGGAGGTCTATCGGAACCGCATCATCAACCTCCACCCCGCCCTCGTCCCCGCCTTCTGCGGGCCCGGCATGTACGGGCTCAAGGTCCACAAGGCGGTCATAGACTACGGGGTGAAGGTCTCCGGCTGCACGGTGCACATCGTGGACGAGGGCACCGACACCGGGCCCATCGTCCTCCAGCGGGTGGTCCCGGTCTATCCCGACGACACGCCGGAGACCCTTCAGGAGCGCATCCACCAGGAGGAGTACAAGGCCCTCGAGGAGGCGGTGCGCCTCTTCGCCGAAGGAAGGATAAAAGTGGAAGGAAGGAAGGTGTACCTGCTATGA
- the mtaB gene encoding tRNA (N(6)-L-threonylcarbamoyladenosine(37)-C(2))-methylthiotransferase MtaB translates to MKPVVIFYTLGCKLNQYETEGIAAAFREAGFRIGEFPQSGDLYIVNTCTVTSKSEQKARRIIRKIAREHPEALVVVTGCYPQLERDEVQALSDRVIALPLEEKPLLLHLPSRLPDEDLDPSRVERLLQEIRTQFPLDRTAGRFLYRVDRPAFHARSFLKIQDGCDRRCTYCRVPLARGRAVSDDPARILQRVQELEGRGVSEIVLTGVNLAQYRWESLDLGGLLLRLLSHTSRLRFRISSLEPEGFSEALWDALSSPRICPHFHLPVQSGSNRVLRKMGRWYTAEEISALIARLRDVSTDPFISGDFIVGFPGETREDFEATRAFLDENAFSGAHLFRYSPRPGTAAYASKAHVPERVAKEREEALHACVEVHASAYLARQKGRVVEVIPEQERVKAGQRYAVGTSENYLLVWVPVPLEGETVRVEVGDVVEGEGRSVYGYPVSI, encoded by the coding sequence ATGAAGCCGGTGGTGATTTTCTACACCCTCGGGTGCAAACTCAACCAATACGAGACCGAAGGTATAGCCGCTGCCTTCCGGGAGGCGGGATTCCGGATAGGGGAGTTCCCTCAGTCTGGAGACCTCTACATCGTCAACACCTGTACGGTCACGAGCAAGAGCGAGCAGAAGGCGCGCAGGATCATCAGGAAGATCGCGCGGGAGCATCCGGAGGCTCTCGTCGTGGTGACGGGCTGTTATCCACAGCTCGAAAGGGACGAGGTGCAGGCCCTCTCGGACCGTGTCATCGCCCTCCCGTTGGAGGAGAAGCCCCTCCTCCTGCACCTGCCTTCCCGGCTTCCGGACGAGGATCTGGATCCCTCACGCGTGGAGCGTCTCCTCCAGGAGATCCGGACACAGTTTCCCCTCGACAGGACGGCCGGACGATTCCTCTACCGGGTGGACCGTCCTGCCTTCCACGCCCGCTCCTTCCTCAAGATACAGGATGGGTGCGATCGACGGTGCACCTACTGTCGGGTCCCGCTCGCGCGGGGAAGGGCGGTGAGCGACGACCCAGCGCGGATCCTGCAGCGGGTACAGGAGCTCGAGGGACGTGGTGTGAGCGAGATCGTGCTCACCGGCGTCAACCTCGCCCAGTACCGGTGGGAATCCCTCGACCTTGGAGGGCTCCTCCTCCGTCTCCTTTCGCATACTTCGCGCCTCCGGTTCCGCATCTCGTCGCTGGAACCGGAGGGCTTCTCGGAGGCACTCTGGGACGCCCTCTCCTCCCCAAGGATCTGTCCTCACTTCCACCTCCCTGTCCAGTCCGGATCGAACCGTGTCCTCAGGAAGATGGGGAGGTGGTACACGGCGGAAGAGATCTCGGCCCTCATCGCGAGGCTCAGGGATGTCTCCACGGATCCCTTCATCTCGGGGGACTTCATCGTGGGGTTCCCCGGGGAGACCCGGGAAGACTTCGAGGCCACCCGTGCCTTCCTGGATGAGAACGCTTTCTCCGGGGCCCACCTCTTCCGCTACTCCCCCAGACCGGGGACTGCGGCCTATGCTTCCAAAGCGCACGTGCCCGAGCGGGTGGCAAAGGAACGGGAGGAAGCCCTGCATGCCTGTGTGGAGGTGCACGCCTCGGCCTATCTCGCACGCCAGAAGGGGAGGGTGGTGGAGGTGATCCCCGAGCAGGAGAGGGTGAAGGCCGGACAGAGGTATGCGGTGGGGACCTCGGAGAACTACCTTCTCGTGTGGGTCCCGGTTCCCCTGGAGGGGGAGACGGTCCGAGTCGAGGTGGGGGATGTGGTGGAGGGAGAAGGACGTTCGGTCTATGGATATCCTGTTTCGATTTGA
- a CDS encoding bactofilin family protein, with amino-acid sequence MPRFLERHLEFSQFHMVLGEDAEFEGKIEVPEALWIRGRVKGEVASSGEVVISEEGALEGEVEARAVQVRGTVQGKVSCGGLVELFPSGKVGGEIDTKELVIQRGARFSGECRMEGV; translated from the coding sequence GTGCCACGTTTTCTCGAACGACATCTCGAGTTTTCGCAGTTCCACATGGTCCTCGGAGAGGATGCAGAGTTCGAGGGCAAGATCGAGGTCCCGGAGGCCCTGTGGATCAGGGGCAGGGTGAAAGGTGAGGTCGCTTCCTCCGGGGAGGTGGTGATCTCCGAGGAAGGGGCCCTCGAGGGAGAGGTGGAGGCCCGGGCCGTCCAGGTGAGGGGGACCGTCCAAGGAAAGGTCTCATGCGGAGGACTCGTGGAGCTCTTTCCCTCGGGGAAGGTAGGGGGGGAGATCGATACCAAGGAGCTCGTGATCCAAAGGGGTGCCCGATTCTCCGGGGAATGCAGGATGGAGGGAGTATGA
- a CDS encoding prephenate dehydrogenase/arogenate dehydrogenase family protein, with the protein MRVGVYGLGRFGRFWAETLGTRFEVYGYSRTPKAIASRHFTLTTYEGLLSCDVIILCVSISAVEEVARSLARDLSPSTLVMDTCSVKTYPLEVLSRTLPDGIDILGTHPMFGPDSAREGIAGLPIVLTPCRVTEEVSSFWEETFREMGLSVHRMTAEEHDREAAYTQGITHFVGRVLGELHLEDSPIATVGYRKLLEIREQTCNDPWQLFLDLQHYNPYTRRMREDLAQAFTRILAVLDRTLDGGADPSVR; encoded by the coding sequence ATGCGCGTCGGTGTCTACGGGCTCGGCCGGTTCGGTCGGTTCTGGGCGGAGACCCTCGGGACCCGTTTCGAGGTATACGGATACAGTAGGACTCCCAAGGCCATCGCCTCCCGGCATTTCACGCTGACCACCTACGAAGGGCTCCTCTCGTGTGACGTCATCATCCTGTGCGTCTCCATCTCCGCGGTCGAGGAGGTGGCCCGATCTCTCGCCCGGGACCTTTCCCCTTCCACCCTGGTGATGGATACCTGCAGCGTGAAGACCTATCCCCTCGAGGTGCTCTCCAGGACCCTCCCCGACGGGATCGACATCCTGGGGACACACCCCATGTTCGGTCCCGACTCTGCGAGAGAAGGTATCGCCGGTCTCCCCATCGTCCTCACCCCCTGCAGGGTCACGGAGGAAGTGAGTTCCTTCTGGGAGGAGACCTTCCGGGAGATGGGGCTCAGCGTCCATCGGATGACGGCAGAGGAACACGACAGGGAGGCGGCCTACACACAGGGTATCACCCACTTCGTGGGGAGAGTCCTCGGGGAGCTCCACCTCGAGGACAGCCCGATCGCCACCGTCGGGTACAGGAAGCTCCTGGAGATCCGGGAACAGACCTGCAACGATCCCTGGCAGCTCTTCCTGGATCTGCAGCACTACAACCCCTACACGCGCCGGATGCGGGAGGATCTCGCCCAGGCCTTTACCCGCATACTCGCCGTGCTCGACAGGACGCTTGACGGAGGAGCGGACCCCTCTGTACGATAG
- a CDS encoding sulfide/dihydroorotate dehydrogenase-like FAD/NAD-binding protein, with amino-acid sequence MRRIVRKRQLSENVFQFVVEAPHVAKAHRPGQFVVIQLEDEFSERIPLSVADWDPEAGTITLIVQVVGKTTRMLSLRREGEGIAHVLGPLGNPTDIEKVGTVVCVGGGIGTAPLHPIARAFRRKGNRVISIIGARTKDLIILEDEMRSVSDELIVCTDDGSYGRKALVTEPLKELCEQGDVNEVVAIGPPIMMKFCAETTRPFGIKTVVSLNTIMVDGTGMCGGCRVKVGDEIKFVCVDGPEFDGHLVDFDGMMRRLAAYRPMEQEKDHRCKLELVGNERRGE; translated from the coding sequence ATGAGGAGAATCGTTCGCAAGCGGCAACTTTCCGAGAACGTGTTTCAGTTCGTGGTGGAGGCCCCCCACGTGGCGAAGGCCCACAGACCCGGACAGTTCGTGGTCATCCAACTCGAGGACGAGTTTTCGGAACGGATTCCCTTGAGCGTGGCGGACTGGGATCCGGAGGCCGGTACCATCACCCTCATCGTTCAGGTGGTGGGGAAGACCACTCGGATGCTCTCTCTGAGACGGGAGGGTGAGGGGATCGCCCACGTGCTCGGACCGCTGGGTAACCCCACGGACATAGAGAAGGTGGGCACCGTGGTCTGTGTGGGAGGAGGGATCGGAACGGCACCGCTCCATCCCATCGCGAGGGCCTTCCGGCGGAAGGGAAACAGGGTCATCTCCATCATCGGAGCCCGCACGAAGGATCTCATCATACTGGAAGACGAGATGCGGAGCGTCTCGGATGAGCTCATCGTGTGCACGGATGACGGTTCATATGGGAGGAAAGCCCTGGTCACGGAACCGCTCAAGGAGCTCTGTGAACAGGGAGATGTGAACGAGGTGGTGGCGATAGGGCCTCCCATCATGATGAAGTTCTGTGCCGAGACCACGAGACCGTTCGGTATAAAGACCGTGGTGTCGCTCAATACCATAATGGTGGACGGCACAGGGATGTGTGGCGGGTGCAGGGTGAAGGTGGGAGACGAGATCAAGTTCGTGTGTGTGGACGGCCCCGAGTTCGACGGTCACCTCGTGGACTTCGATGGCATGATGAGGCGCCTTGCCGCCTATCGCCCCATGGAGCAGGAGAAGGACCACCGCTGCAAGCTCGAGCTCGTGGGAAACGAAAGGAGAGGGGAGTGA
- the purD gene encoding phosphoribosylamine--glycine ligase, with protein MKVMVIGSGGREHALAWKFARSNQVEEVLCVPGNGGTARMEKARNLSLLTFEEMVAKAEEEGVGLVMVGPETPLVEGVADRFQKAGIPVIGPPASSARLEGSKAFAKEFMRRYGVATADYLITDSLPEALKFAQRSDYPLVIKADGLAAGKGVTIVQNREEAERILRAYMEERIFGEAGTTVVLEEFLEGVEASILSITDGTTIIPFLSAKDHKPIGEGNTGPNTGGMGVIAPNPAVTEEIFEDFKRSVMHPTLEGIQKEGWDFRGIIFFGLMITSKGVKLLEYNVRFGDPETQALLPMLTTDLVDLSLACWERALTHVRLSWEAACSCCVVAASDGYPGPYEKGYPIHGLDHVEHTVFIAGAEEREGVLYTSGGRVLAVTATGATLGEAREKAYRDMEKISFTGMYYRRDIGI; from the coding sequence ATGAAGGTGATGGTGATAGGAAGCGGAGGACGGGAACACGCCCTCGCATGGAAGTTCGCACGGTCGAACCAGGTGGAAGAGGTGCTCTGCGTCCCGGGAAACGGGGGAACGGCCCGCATGGAGAAGGCCCGCAATCTTTCCCTGCTCACCTTCGAGGAGATGGTCGCAAAGGCGGAGGAGGAAGGGGTGGGACTGGTGATGGTGGGACCCGAGACCCCGCTCGTGGAGGGAGTGGCAGACCGGTTCCAGAAGGCCGGTATCCCTGTGATAGGGCCACCGGCCTCGAGTGCACGACTCGAGGGGAGCAAGGCCTTTGCGAAAGAGTTCATGCGGAGGTACGGGGTGGCCACCGCCGATTACCTCATCACCGATTCCCTCCCCGAGGCCCTTAAGTTCGCCCAAAGGAGCGACTACCCCCTCGTGATAAAGGCAGACGGTCTCGCGGCCGGCAAGGGGGTGACCATCGTGCAAAACAGGGAGGAGGCGGAGAGGATCCTACGCGCCTACATGGAGGAGCGGATCTTCGGCGAGGCCGGCACCACGGTGGTGCTCGAGGAATTCCTCGAAGGAGTGGAGGCATCCATCCTCTCCATCACCGACGGCACCACCATCATACCCTTCCTGTCGGCGAAGGATCACAAACCCATCGGCGAGGGGAACACCGGCCCCAACACCGGCGGCATGGGAGTGATCGCCCCCAACCCCGCCGTCACGGAGGAGATCTTCGAAGATTTCAAGCGTTCAGTCATGCACCCCACCCTCGAGGGAATTCAGAAAGAGGGATGGGACTTCAGGGGTATCATCTTCTTCGGGCTCATGATCACCTCGAAGGGGGTGAAACTACTGGAATACAATGTGCGCTTCGGCGACCCCGAGACCCAGGCCCTCCTTCCCATGCTCACCACCGATCTCGTCGACCTCTCCCTGGCCTGCTGGGAACGGGCGCTCACCCACGTACGACTCTCGTGGGAAGCCGCCTGTTCGTGCTGCGTGGTGGCCGCCTCGGACGGATATCCCGGACCCTACGAGAAAGGCTACCCCATCCACGGCCTCGATCACGTGGAGCACACGGTCTTCATCGCAGGGGCCGAGGAACGGGAGGGAGTACTGTACACCTCGGGGGGAAGGGTCCTCGCGGTCACCGCCACGGGTGCCACACTCGGAGAGGCCAGGGAGAAGGCCTACCGGGATATGGAAAAGATCTCCTTCACCGGCATGTACTACCGGAGGGACATAGGCATATAG
- a CDS encoding tetratricopeptide repeat protein, whose protein sequence is MRRAFLLAFFIGGMALSLYAQEKPDALGLYRERRYSEAVAVCLQEIQETPRRVDSYVVLGWSLLALDRYQEALDYSERALAFAPYDYRLLMNAGESAYFLGAYEKSLSYFQQYVAVAPTGRHIPEVYAYMGEIYLRWGEFYHADIAFSTAVYHRKDVPTWWIRLGYAREQSRQLRLALAAYEEAVKLAPSNQEATAGVERVREALARSTP, encoded by the coding sequence ATGAGACGTGCGTTCCTGCTGGCATTCTTCATCGGCGGTATGGCCTTGAGCCTCTATGCCCAGGAGAAGCCCGATGCACTCGGCCTCTACAGAGAGCGACGATACAGCGAAGCGGTGGCCGTGTGTCTCCAGGAAATCCAGGAGACACCGCGTCGGGTGGATTCCTACGTGGTGCTCGGCTGGTCGCTCCTCGCCCTCGACCGCTATCAGGAGGCCCTCGACTACAGCGAGCGGGCCCTCGCATTCGCACCGTACGACTACAGGCTCCTCATGAACGCAGGGGAGAGCGCCTATTTCCTGGGCGCATACGAGAAGTCCCTCTCATACTTCCAGCAGTACGTGGCCGTGGCGCCCACGGGCCGTCACATCCCCGAAGTCTACGCCTACATGGGCGAAATCTACCTCAGGTGGGGAGAGTTCTATCACGCCGACATCGCCTTCAGCACTGCTGTCTACCACAGGAAGGATGTGCCCACCTGGTGGATACGGTTGGGATACGCACGGGAGCAGTCGAGACAGCTCCGTCTCGCTCTCGCGGCCTACGAGGAGGCGGTGAAGCTCGCCCCCTCGAACCAGGAGGCGACCGCCGGGGTCGAGCGCGTACGTGAGGCCCTCGCCCGTAGCACACCCTGA
- the purF gene encoding amidophosphoribosyltransferase gives MNPRDDHPHEECGVFGIRMEEGAAAPRLAYYGIYALQHRGQESAGIAMVRPDGSIGLHKGMGLVAEVFSEQTLAGLEGHAAIAHTRYSTTGSSTLENAQPLLAQSKLGTLAIAHNGNLVNAGVLRDLLEETGTVFHTTNDSEVILNLISRRARKGLETALTETLQVIQGSYAMVLLTPEYLIGVRDPRGIRPLCLGEIEGGYVLASESCSLDAVGARLVRDVEPGEILIIGKEGVRSIMSTERTFLSTCSFEYIYFSRPDSILDGTSVYLARKQAGRILFRESPVDADLVSGVPDSGIVAAEGWSEASGMPYAQTLIKNKYVGRSFIAPAQELRERTVHVKLNVLRPNVAGKRIVLIDDSIVRGTTSSRLVQMLREAGAREVHFRIASPPVRYPCYFGIDIPTRAELVAANKDLEEIRKMLGVDSLAYLSVEGLIEAIGGRHDYCTGCFTGMYPLSAAIERGKYVMEESPRTPQGR, from the coding sequence GTGAACCCGAGGGACGATCACCCGCATGAGGAATGCGGGGTATTCGGGATCCGCATGGAAGAGGGGGCGGCCGCCCCACGACTCGCTTACTACGGGATCTACGCCCTCCAGCATCGGGGGCAGGAGAGTGCGGGGATCGCCATGGTCCGTCCCGACGGGAGCATCGGGCTCCACAAGGGCATGGGACTGGTGGCCGAGGTCTTCAGTGAACAAACCCTCGCGGGGCTCGAAGGCCACGCGGCGATAGCTCACACCCGGTACTCCACCACCGGCTCCAGCACCCTGGAGAACGCCCAACCCCTCCTCGCCCAGTCCAAACTGGGCACCCTCGCCATCGCCCACAACGGGAACCTGGTGAACGCCGGTGTACTGCGTGACCTGCTCGAGGAGACCGGTACGGTCTTCCACACCACCAATGATTCCGAGGTCATCCTCAACCTCATCTCACGACGGGCGCGGAAGGGCCTCGAGACGGCCCTCACCGAGACCCTCCAGGTGATCCAGGGATCCTATGCCATGGTCCTCCTCACGCCCGAGTACCTCATAGGGGTGCGGGATCCCCGGGGGATACGGCCTCTCTGTCTCGGCGAGATCGAGGGAGGATACGTGCTCGCCTCCGAGAGCTGCTCCCTCGATGCAGTGGGGGCACGCCTCGTGAGGGACGTGGAACCGGGGGAGATCCTCATCATAGGGAAGGAGGGCGTGCGGAGTATCATGAGTACGGAGCGCACCTTCCTCTCCACCTGTTCGTTCGAATACATCTACTTCTCACGCCCCGATTCCATACTGGACGGCACGAGCGTATACCTCGCCCGCAAACAGGCGGGCCGCATCCTCTTCAGGGAGAGTCCGGTGGATGCGGACCTGGTGAGCGGTGTCCCTGACTCCGGTATCGTGGCGGCCGAGGGATGGTCCGAAGCCTCGGGGATGCCGTACGCGCAGACCCTCATCAAGAACAAGTACGTGGGAAGATCGTTCATCGCCCCGGCCCAGGAACTGAGGGAACGCACCGTACACGTGAAGCTCAACGTACTCAGGCCCAATGTGGCGGGCAAGAGGATCGTGCTCATCGACGACTCCATCGTGAGAGGCACCACGAGCAGTCGACTCGTCCAGATGCTCAGGGAGGCGGGGGCCCGCGAGGTGCACTTCCGCATCGCCTCCCCCCCGGTGCGGTACCCGTGCTACTTCGGGATCGACATCCCCACACGGGCGGAACTGGTGGCGGCCAACAAAGATCTCGAGGAGATACGGAAGATGTTGGGCGTCGATTCCCTCGCGTACCTGAGCGTGGAGGGCCTCATCGAGGCGATCGGGGGGAGGCACGACTACTGTACCGGCTGCTTCACCGGAATGTACCCCCTCTCGGCGGCCATAGAACGAGGCAAGTACGTGATGGAGGAGTCCCCCCGCACCCCGCAGGGACGGTGA